From Macaca mulatta isolate MMU2019108-1 chromosome 3, T2T-MMU8v2.0, whole genome shotgun sequence, the proteins below share one genomic window:
- the AOC1 gene encoding diamine oxidase [copper-containing] produces MERETPALGWAVAAILMLQMAMAEPSLGTLHRKAGVFSDLSNQELKAVHSFLWSKKELRLQPSRAPTMTKNTVFLIEMLLPKKHHVLRFLDKGERQPVREARAVIFFGDQEHPNITEFAVGPLPGPRYLRALSPRPGHQSSWASRPVSTAEYALLSHTLQEATKPLHQFFLNTTGFSFQDCHDRCLAFTDVAPRGMASGQRRSWLIIQRYVEGYFLHPTGLELLVDHGSTDARHWAVEQVWYNGKFYGSPEELARKYADGEVDVVVLEDPLPRGKGHESTEEPHLFSSYKPRGDFPSPIHVSGPRFVQPHGPRFRLEGNAVLYGGWSFAFRLRSSSGLQVLNVHFGGERIAYEVSVQEAVALYGGHTPAGMQTKYLDVGYGLGSVTHELAPGIDCPETATYLDTFHYYDTDDPVHYPRALCLFEMPTGVPLRRHFNSNFKGGFNFYAGLKGQVLVLRTTSTVYNYDYIWDFIFYPNGVMEAKMHATGYVHATFYTPEGLRHGTRLHTHLIGNIHTHLVHYRVDLDVAGTKNSFQTLQMKLENITNPWSPRHRVVQPTLEQTRYSRERQAAFRFKRKLPQYLLFTSPQENPWGHKRSYRLQIHSMADQVLPPGWQEEQAITWARYPLAVTKYRESELCSSSIYHQNDPWDPPVVFEKFLHNNENIENEDLVAWVTVGFLHIPHSEDIPNTATPGNSVGFLLRPFNFFPEDPSLASRDTVIVWPRDNGPNHVQRWIPEDRDCSMPPPFSYNGTYRPV; encoded by the exons ATGGAGCGAGAGACGCCCGCCCTGGGCTGGGCCGTGGCTGCCATCCTGATGCTGCAGATGGCCATGGCGGAGCCCTCCCTGGGAACTCTGCACAGGAAGGCAGGGGTGTTTTCAGACCTGAGCAACCAAGAGCTGAAAGCAGTGCACAGCTTCCTCTGGTCCAAGAAGGAGCTGAGGCTGCAGCCCTCTAGGGCCCCCACCATGACCAAGAACACTGTGTTTCTCATCGAGATGCTGCTGCCCAAGAAGCACCATGTGCTGAGGTTTCTGGATAAAGGCGAAAGGCAGCCTGTGCGGGAAGCCCGTGCCGTCATCTTCTTTGGTGACCAGGAGCACCCAAATATCACTGAGTTTGCTGTGGGGCCCCTGCCAGGGCCCCGCTACCTGCGAGCACTGTCCCCAAGGCCTGGGCACCAGTCCTCCTGGGCATCGAGGCCCGTCTCCACAGCAGAGTATGCCCTCCTCAGCCACACCCTGCAGGAAGCCACCAAGCCCCTGCATCAGTTCTTCCTCAATACCACAGGCTTCTCATTCCAAGACTGCCATGACAGATGCCTGGCCTTCACCGACGTGGCCCCCCGGGGCATGGCTTCTGGCCAGCGCCGCAGTTGGCTCATCATACAGCGCTATGTAGAAGGCTACTTTCTGCACCCCACTGGGCTGGAGCTCCTCGTGGATCATGGGAGCACAGATGCCCGGCACTGGGCCGTGGAGCAGGTGTGGTACAACGGGAAGTTCTATGGGAGCCCAGAGGAACTGGCTCGGAAGTATGCAGATGGAGAGGTGGACGTGGTGGTCCTGGAGGACCCACTGCCTAGGGGCAAGGGGCATGAGAGCACAGAGGAGCCgcacctcttctcctcctacAAGCCCCGCGGGGACTTCCCCAGCCCCATCCATGTGAGCGGCCCCCGCTTTGTCCAGCCCCACGGCCCTCGcttcaggctggagggcaatgctGTGCTCTATGGGGGTTGGAGCTTTGCCTTCCGGCTGCGCTCCTCCTCCGGGCTACAGGTCCTGAACGTGCACTTTGGTGGAGAGCGCATTGCCTATGAGGTCAGCGTGCAAGAGGCAGTGGCCCTGTATGGAGGACACACACCTGCAGGCATGCAGACCAAGTACCTTGATGTGGGCTATGGCCTGGGCAGCGTCACTCATGAGTTAGCCCCCGGCATCGACTGCCCGGAGACTGCCACCTACCTGGACACCTTCCATTACTACGACACCGATGACCCGGTCCATTATCCCCGAGCCCTCTGCCTCTTTGAAATGCCCACAGGGGTGCCCCTTCGGCGGCACTTTAATTCCAACTTTAAAGGTGGCTTCAACTTCTATGCCGGGCTGAAGGGCCAGGTGCTGGTGCTGCGGACAACTTCAACTGTCTACAATTATGATTACATTTGGGACTTCATCTTCTACCCCAACGGGGTGATGGAGGCCAAGATGCATGCCACTGGCTACGTCCACGCCACCTTCTACACTCCTGAGGGGCTGCGCCACGGCACTCGCCTGCACACCCACCTGATTGGCAATATACACACTCACTTGGTGCACTACCGCGTTGACCTGGATGTAGCAG GCACCAAGAACAGCTTCCAGACACTGCAGATGAAGCTAGAAAATATCACCAACCCCTGGAGCCCGAGACACCGCGTTGTCCAGCCGACCCTGGAGCAGACGCGGTACTCCCGGGAGCGCCAGGCGGCCTTCCGCTTCAAAAGGAAGCTGCCCCAGTACCTGCTCTTCACCAGCCCCCAGGAGAACCCCTGGGGCCACAAGCGCAGCTACCGCCTGCAGATCCACTCCATGGCTGACCAGGTGCTGCCCCCAGGCTGGCAGGAGGAGCAGGCCATCACCTGGGCAAG GTACCCCCTGGCAGTGACCAAGTACCGGGAGTCAGAGCTGTGCAGCAGCAGCATCTACCACCAGAACGACCCCTGGGACCCGCCCGTGGTCTTTGAGAAGTTTCTTCACAACAATGAGAACATTGAAAATGAG GACCTGGTGGCCTGGGTGACGGTGGGCTTCCTGCACATCCCCCACTCAGAGGACATTCCCAACACAGCCACACCTGGGAACTCCGTGGGCTTCCTGCTCCGGCCATTCAACTTCTTCCCAGAGGACCCCTCCCTGGCATCCAGAGACACTGTGATCGTGTGGCCTCGGGACAACGGCCCCAACCACGTCCAGCGCTGGATCCCTGAGGACAGGGACTGCTCGATGCCTCCCCCTTTTAGCTACAATGGGACCTACAGACCCGTGTGA